In Ascaphus truei isolate aAscTru1 chromosome 2, aAscTru1.hap1, whole genome shotgun sequence, the genomic stretch atttgctcatcaaaatgaatgtgctgaatggctaacaaactcctgtttttccttgtcaaggtcaacaaaactaactactttgactccttatttcaaacgccaattggatttgtttgtctaattgggttaacagttgtggttcgtgatatgggactgtgggagaaacatttctccttcttttatctcgtttgtgaaaaacatccctagactttgaatgcgttcacatagtgtttttttgaaaactaacaaagaccagtgtgtgaaaatatttcttagccaggcatatcagtaaaaacacacctgcaaaaagaaatgttttttccccgcttacatttctgtgtgtatgtgaaagtctggttaactccctgtctgcatgagtttaaatacgtgtgtatatatatatatatatatatatataaatatatctcttataaaaatatatatatatttatatattatattttatttttttttatattgcaggagtacacacaacattgatggcattaagtataccttgtatgaaacctatttaaatggtgagaaacatgattgaattaagtaataaacatttgtttaagcacaatactgttagagtctcatacttaggatatttctcaaacattaggcctgtattattaaaatagtgttttcacaaggaagcatgaagtgtattagtttgtgtataccagtttatatagtactatatatatatatatatatatatatatatatatatatatatatatatatatatatatatatatatacatatatacatatatatatacacatatacatatatatatacacactcacacactcacactcacactcactcagtgtgtgtgtgtgtgtgtgtgtatatatattattatacattctgagatgttatagaaacgaacacacaactgattaaaggacaaaattacaatggccaagcaaggcaaaggtaagtaataatttacacataatcctgctgtacacgtacaagaaagatgtttgcacttacttaggtgttttaataattgcatgtgactaatatgcatatgcaattcttacatcaattaacacacccaaatgcaatgttttgctgcaaagtcaatggcagcttctctaaacttagcaactggctcctggtggaccattactgaacagacgattacaacataaatatttataacacaattaattatgagtgttaacatttccaaaacttcacgtgtacaagaacatagttgaaagtttggaaacaacacagtcttcagcatacatacaatagtaattagataatctgaagtcaacaaaacaaggccaaagacatattttctgaattataacatttattttttttgttccttttgcgagcgagtaacaggcctgcttgttgtctcttgaattttcctttttcttttgccaccaactttaggcacaacagagccactttgagtggcctctggcacttcacgggcagggcttgtggccagtgactgttcacctacggggcttgtggccagtgactcacctacagggcttgtggccagtgactcacctacagggcttttgggcagtgattcacctacagggcttttgggcagcgattcacctacagggcttttgggcagcgattcacctacagggcttttgggcagcgactcacctacagggcttttgggcagcgattcacctacagggcttttgggcagcgactcacctacagggcttttgggtagtgactgttcacggacagggcttgtgcccagtgacacatgtgagcaagttggtagacactgcacaagtgatggttggtctgtttcatgtgtgtcttgttttgtttttgtcgcctcctttgtaggtgtctgctgctgaatttgtacagatggcagcggtaggatgtcatcaggaacctgcacagcaatgtctgctacttgaccggtaacatttgggcctggtgaatgaatatcagatgaatgtggtgaaaactgacctgcatgaacagatc encodes the following:
- the LOC142488124 gene encoding uncharacterized protein LOC142488124; translation: MEQVSSPGSASSTLLEEHHGDEDDEYDEDDATEETEIQSCDHEEVPIETVVPPNRPSTSTYDAIVASEGKIVDAENRRHSDMMTVLERMIGLQEETVSQLAHLHRVFIEVPKQLQKINTSFEALVVQQTQANYWRMTNVPQFNTSQPGSVHAGQFSPHSSDIHSPGPNVTGQVADIAVQVPDDILPLPSVQIQQQTPTKEATKTKQDTHETDQPSLVQCLPTCSHVSLGTSPVREQSLPKSPVGESLPKSPVGESLPKSPVGESLPKSPVGESLPKSPVGESLPKSPVGESLPKSPVGESLATSPVGESLATSPVGEQSLATSPAREVPEATQSGSVVPKVGGKRKRKIQETTSRPVTRSQKEQKK